In Ignavibacteriota bacterium, the following are encoded in one genomic region:
- a CDS encoding NUDIX hydrolase translates to MELTRLSREVLYKGRIIDLFVDQVQYPSGNRSVREVAHHPGGAAVVPVMDDGRIILVDQLRYPLERHILELPAGKLSPGEDPALCALRELEEETGWLADAPVHLCSFYTTPGFCDEELHVYLARGLRPAPDGHKREEGEFTMNVHMLPYAGALAMVQDGRIKDAKTIIGLLLAAPHLR, encoded by the coding sequence ATGGAACTGACCCGTCTCAGCCGCGAGGTCCTGTACAAGGGTCGCATCATCGATCTGTTCGTGGATCAGGTGCAGTATCCCTCGGGGAACCGTTCCGTGCGTGAAGTCGCACATCACCCGGGCGGTGCGGCGGTGGTTCCCGTGATGGATGACGGCCGTATCATCCTGGTCGATCAGTTGCGGTATCCACTCGAGCGCCACATCCTCGAACTCCCCGCGGGCAAACTCTCCCCGGGCGAGGACCCGGCCCTGTGCGCGCTGCGCGAACTCGAGGAGGAAACGGGATGGCTCGCGGACGCGCCGGTCCACCTGTGCTCGTTCTACACCACGCCCGGTTTCTGCGATGAAGAATTGCATGTGTATCTTGCGCGCGGGCTGCGGCCGGCACCGGACGGCCACAAGCGTGAAGAAGGAGAGTTCACGATGAACGTCCACATGCTTCCATATGCCGGGGCACTGGCGATGGTGCAGGATGGGCGGATCAAGGACGCCAAGACCATCATCGGGTTGCTCCTGGCCGCACCGCA
- a CDS encoding orotate phosphoribosyltransferase: MNAQDVLSIFKRTGALLEGHFQLTSGLHSNQYFQCAKVLQYPEHCASLCTVLATDARGRSVHAVVAPALGGIVVGQEVGRQLGVRTMFTERKDGTMQLRRGFEIARGERILVCEDVVTTGGSVNEVIELVQQAGGEVVGVSCIVDRSGGAVTFPGYAGKHAAVLTMTAVTYKPESCPLCAAGSAAVKPGSRGNK; encoded by the coding sequence ATGAATGCTCAGGATGTCCTCTCGATCTTCAAACGAACCGGTGCGTTGCTGGAAGGGCACTTCCAGTTGACCTCGGGATTGCACAGCAACCAGTACTTCCAGTGTGCGAAAGTGCTCCAGTATCCGGAACACTGTGCGTCGCTGTGCACCGTCCTTGCCACCGATGCCCGTGGCCGGTCGGTCCACGCCGTTGTCGCTCCCGCGCTCGGCGGTATCGTCGTCGGGCAGGAGGTCGGCCGACAGCTGGGTGTGCGCACGATGTTCACCGAACGCAAAGATGGTACGATGCAGCTCCGCCGCGGGTTTGAGATCGCCCGCGGAGAGCGGATCCTCGTCTGTGAAGACGTCGTCACGACCGGCGGGTCTGTGAACGAGGTGATCGAACTTGTGCAGCAGGCTGGCGGTGAGGTCGTGGGGGTGTCGTGCATCGTGGACCGCAGCGGTGGAGCCGTCACCTTTCCCGGGTATGCCGGGAAGCATGCTGCCGTGCTCACCATGACGGCGGTGACGTACAAGCCGGAAAGCTGTCCGCTGTGCGCGGCGGGATCCGCCGCGGTCAAACCCGGCAGCCGGGGGAACAAGTGA
- a CDS encoding putative metal-dependent hydrolase, protein MEAIRALPAALREVVAGLSEERLDTPYREGGWTARQVVHHLADSHMHAYIRMRKIVTEDHPTIQPYNQDVWASQPDSTGPIEPSLVILMGLHARWASFLEQLPESAWTRGALHPERGEVTLASMLATYAGHGVKHCGHIRSLREKHQW, encoded by the coding sequence ATAGAAGCGATACGGGCGTTACCCGCCGCGTTGCGCGAAGTGGTGGCGGGACTCAGTGAGGAGCGGCTGGATACGCCGTACCGCGAGGGTGGGTGGACGGCGCGGCAGGTCGTGCATCATCTGGCGGACTCGCACATGCATGCCTACATCCGGATGCGGAAGATCGTGACGGAGGACCATCCCACCATCCAGCCGTACAACCAGGATGTCTGGGCGTCGCAGCCGGATTCGACCGGGCCCATCGAGCCTTCGCTCGTCATTCTTATGGGATTGCATGCACGGTGGGCATCGTTCCTGGAACAACTGCCGGAGAGCGCCTGGACGCGCGGTGCGCTGCACCCGGAGCGTGGAGAAGTGACCCTGGCGTCGATGCTGGCGACCTATGCCGGGCACGGCGTGAAGCACTGCGGCCACATCCGTTCTCTCCGGGAGAAGCATCAATGGTAA
- a CDS encoding radical SAM protein: MLRRCTVCPLVCGVDRIANEQARCYTGYLPVVSSWTLHFGEEPALGGEHGVGNIFFGNCNLRCVYCQNHAISQNHREERVHETSFEELAAIMLALQGQGAHAIGLVSPSHVVPAIVRALTIAVERGLRLPLVYNTNAFDAPEVLRLLDGVVDIYLPDLKYAESDLALQYSKIDDYPRHARAAIAEMHRQVGSALVTDAAGLVRRGLIIRHLVLPNDLAGSRASLTWVRDTLGPDVTMSVMAQYYPVHRAATTPLLDRKIRESEYQRVLTMLDELGLHNGWVQEQDAAEHYRPAFEDRVDPFRNNELRIKN; the protein is encoded by the coding sequence ATGCTCCGCCGGTGCACTGTATGCCCTCTTGTGTGCGGGGTCGACCGTATCGCCAACGAGCAGGCCCGGTGCTACACCGGATACCTTCCGGTGGTCTCGTCGTGGACACTGCATTTCGGCGAGGAGCCCGCGCTGGGCGGGGAGCACGGTGTTGGCAATATCTTCTTCGGCAACTGTAACCTCCGGTGCGTGTACTGCCAGAACCACGCCATCAGTCAGAACCACCGTGAGGAGCGCGTCCATGAGACCTCGTTCGAGGAGCTGGCGGCGATCATGCTTGCCCTTCAGGGGCAGGGAGCGCATGCCATAGGGCTCGTTTCCCCGAGCCATGTGGTCCCGGCCATCGTGCGCGCACTCACCATCGCCGTGGAACGAGGGCTCCGGCTTCCCCTCGTGTATAACACCAATGCGTTCGATGCACCCGAGGTCCTCCGGCTTCTGGACGGCGTCGTGGACATCTACTTGCCGGACCTGAAGTATGCGGAGAGTGATCTGGCGTTGCAGTATTCAAAGATCGACGACTATCCCCGCCACGCGCGGGCTGCCATCGCCGAGATGCACCGGCAGGTCGGCTCGGCACTGGTGACCGATGCGGCCGGTCTTGTGCGGCGCGGACTCATCATCCGTCATCTGGTCTTGCCGAACGATCTGGCCGGAAGCCGTGCATCACTCACGTGGGTCCGCGATACGCTCGGTCCCGATGTCACGATGAGTGTGATGGCGCAGTACTACCCGGTGCACCGGGCGGCCACGACGCCGCTTCTTGACCGGAAGATCCGGGAGAGCGAGTATCAGCGGGTCCTCACCATGCTCGATGAACTGGGCCTGCATAACGGGTGGGTCCAGGAGCAGGATGCGGCGGAGCATTACCGGCCGGCATTCGAGGATCGGGTGGATCCGTTCCGGAACAACGAGTTAAGAATTAAGAACTAA
- a CDS encoding glutamate racemase, whose translation MTATRAQQGQPIGVFDSGIGGLTVVRALTARLPHENIVYFGDTARVPYGPKSPQVVREYAAQDVAFLMSHRVKMVVIACNTVSAVALDVVQKHARVPVVGVILPGAAAAMQTSGRRRIGIIGTHATVNSGAYVHAIRALAPDVHTVSAACPLFVPLAEEGWVDHQATRLIAKEYLFPLTLEKIDTLILGCTHYPLLAPAIAGAVGPGVTLIDSGEAAAAEVERQLEEHGIRNTSTERPHLQFYVSDIPAKFAEIGELFLGQSMGRVRRVAVDGSGVAPLG comes from the coding sequence ATGACAGCCACACGTGCGCAGCAGGGGCAACCCATTGGCGTTTTCGACAGCGGTATCGGCGGCCTGACCGTTGTGCGTGCCCTGACGGCACGCCTGCCGCATGAGAACATCGTGTACTTCGGGGATACGGCGCGCGTGCCGTACGGGCCGAAATCGCCCCAGGTCGTGCGCGAATATGCCGCACAGGATGTCGCGTTCCTCATGAGCCATCGCGTGAAGATGGTGGTGATCGCCTGCAACACCGTGTCCGCGGTCGCGCTGGATGTCGTCCAGAAGCACGCACGCGTGCCGGTGGTCGGCGTCATCCTTCCGGGTGCAGCGGCAGCGATGCAGACCTCGGGGCGCCGGCGCATCGGCATCATCGGGACGCATGCGACGGTGAACAGCGGGGCGTATGTGCATGCGATCCGTGCGCTCGCTCCGGATGTGCACACGGTCTCTGCCGCGTGTCCGCTCTTCGTGCCGCTGGCCGAGGAGGGGTGGGTGGACCATCAGGCGACACGGTTGATCGCGAAGGAGTACCTGTTCCCGCTGACGCTCGAGAAGATCGACACGCTGATCCTGGGATGCACACATTACCCGCTTCTTGCACCCGCAATCGCGGGTGCGGTGGGGCCGGGTGTCACGCTCATCGATTCGGGTGAAGCGGCGGCCGCCGAGGTCGAACGCCAGCTCGAAGAGCACGGGATACGGAATACGAGCACGGAGCGGCCGCATCTGCAGTTCTATGTCAGCGATATTCCGGCGAAATTCGCCGAGATAGGGGAACTCTTCCTCGGCCAGAGCATGGGGCGCGTCCGCCGCGTGGCGGTCGACGGCTCCGGAGTTGCACCACTCGGGTGA
- the glnD gene encoding [protein-PII] uridylyltransferase, producing MLPEIDSLRSMLQTRREEVRQAHRAGADGWATCQALTRAMDDVLRRAFELSVDPALHSRCALMAIGGYGRNELCPHSDIDIMVLIDSTGDMEKINGEVKRLLHMLWDAGLDVGHSVRTQKDALALYGHSHDAWTTVLESRFLAGNDALARRLGEAVRGKIQGAPDKWYIHGVFDDMQARHERFGSSVKLLEPNIKKSAGGLRDVHMVFWLHRGVDPAFLFALEDGRPATATFLEVLQQQGALEVEEVAEIREALGFLFRTRHEMHFQREVENDTLEYALQRDVATALGFGAQAELRSVEVFMASYYRHARLVHRLHRRLSERFRDIIEPAARSMKAPANGSAFIRISENKIFLAPGVRTLEDAGAMFECFALAAETGLTLDFRVQAAIERGLTRLRDDDRQLPAVTASFRRILRSGRAGEVLRVANDLGVMGWFIPAFGELVSFFQHNVYHYFTADEHTLIAITNAERLATVNSPLGEAFRELPDREVIILATLLHDIAKPLGVADHEITGVAVAERVLGELGLSHLAPQVGFLVRQHLAMEQTAFRRNVHDPATIREFAARFDEPVLLDYLYVLTYADLSAVNTSVWTEWKAAMLHDLYRRTEDVLDRNLRGTEIDDYHATRRLEAETALAASLEGSLPAEEVATHLRGMNADAYQAVFTPEDIARHIEVGRQQKDVSTIFVHQGSFTDVTVIARDAPFALSRFCAVLTAHDANIFDANIFTRSDGLIIDRFRVSGAMTHRQLDQPACDRIAREMEDLMAGRTNVEGLFREHHRKWKRRARTGANPNIRTDVEFEETPGYTIIDVYAPDSVGFLYRITEAISRLGLNIVFAKIATRVDGIVDSFYVLEQSGTPVVDDARREGIRTKILATLHRTTELGPA from the coding sequence ATGCTCCCAGAGATCGATTCCCTCCGTTCCATGCTCCAGACGCGCCGCGAAGAGGTCCGGCAGGCCCACAGGGCCGGTGCCGACGGCTGGGCGACGTGCCAGGCGCTCACCCGCGCCATGGATGATGTTCTGCGCCGTGCCTTCGAGCTCAGCGTCGACCCCGCCCTGCATTCCCGTTGTGCGCTCATGGCCATCGGCGGATACGGACGCAATGAACTGTGCCCGCATTCCGACATCGACATCATGGTCCTCATTGACAGCACCGGGGACATGGAAAAGATCAATGGCGAGGTGAAGCGACTGTTGCATATGCTCTGGGATGCCGGCCTGGATGTTGGCCACAGCGTGCGGACCCAGAAGGACGCGCTCGCCCTGTACGGGCATTCGCACGATGCATGGACCACCGTGCTGGAGTCCAGGTTCCTGGCGGGGAATGATGCCCTGGCCCGCCGTCTCGGAGAAGCCGTCCGCGGGAAGATCCAGGGCGCGCCGGACAAGTGGTACATCCACGGGGTCTTCGACGACATGCAGGCGCGGCACGAACGGTTCGGGTCGTCCGTGAAATTGCTCGAACCGAATATCAAGAAGAGCGCCGGCGGGTTGCGCGATGTCCATATGGTCTTCTGGCTCCACCGTGGCGTGGACCCGGCGTTCCTGTTCGCCCTCGAAGATGGACGTCCGGCCACGGCGACCTTTCTGGAGGTGCTACAGCAGCAGGGTGCACTGGAGGTGGAGGAGGTCGCGGAGATCCGCGAGGCCCTGGGGTTCCTCTTCCGCACGCGCCATGAAATGCATTTTCAACGCGAGGTGGAGAATGACACGCTGGAGTATGCGCTCCAGCGTGATGTGGCGACGGCACTCGGTTTCGGGGCCCAGGCGGAGCTCCGCTCCGTCGAGGTCTTCATGGCCTCGTATTACCGTCACGCCCGCCTGGTCCACCGGCTCCACCGCCGGCTGAGTGAACGGTTCCGCGACATCATCGAGCCCGCCGCGCGCTCCATGAAGGCCCCGGCGAACGGTTCCGCGTTCATCAGGATCTCGGAGAACAAGATCTTCCTCGCTCCCGGTGTCCGTACGCTTGAAGACGCGGGGGCCATGTTCGAATGTTTTGCGCTCGCGGCCGAGACGGGGCTCACGCTCGACTTCCGGGTTCAGGCGGCGATCGAACGCGGCCTGACGCGCCTGCGTGATGACGACCGCCAGCTGCCTGCCGTTACCGCATCCTTCCGCCGCATCCTCCGCTCCGGCCGTGCGGGGGAGGTCCTCCGCGTGGCGAACGATCTTGGCGTCATGGGATGGTTCATCCCGGCCTTCGGCGAACTTGTCTCCTTCTTCCAGCACAACGTCTACCACTATTTCACGGCGGACGAGCATACGCTGATCGCGATCACGAATGCGGAGCGGCTCGCCACCGTGAACAGCCCGCTCGGCGAAGCGTTCCGTGAGTTGCCCGACCGCGAAGTGATCATTCTTGCGACGCTCCTGCACGACATCGCAAAGCCGCTCGGTGTGGCGGACCATGAGATCACAGGGGTGGCCGTGGCCGAGCGCGTCCTCGGCGAGCTGGGCCTGTCCCACCTGGCACCACAGGTCGGCTTTCTCGTCCGCCAGCATCTTGCCATGGAGCAGACGGCATTCCGCCGCAACGTGCACGATCCTGCGACGATCAGGGAGTTTGCGGCACGGTTCGATGAGCCCGTGCTGCTGGACTACCTGTATGTGCTGACCTACGCTGACCTCTCTGCGGTCAATACGTCTGTGTGGACCGAATGGAAGGCAGCGATGTTGCACGATCTGTACCGACGCACCGAGGACGTGCTGGACAGGAACCTCCGCGGGACCGAGATCGACGACTATCATGCCACCCGGCGCCTTGAGGCGGAGACGGCACTGGCCGCGTCGCTGGAGGGCTCCTTGCCGGCCGAAGAAGTGGCCACCCATCTCCGCGGCATGAATGCCGATGCGTATCAGGCCGTGTTCACGCCGGAGGACATCGCGCGGCACATCGAGGTGGGCAGGCAGCAGAAGGACGTGAGCACCATCTTCGTCCACCAGGGGTCCTTCACCGATGTCACCGTTATCGCGCGCGACGCGCCGTTCGCCCTGTCGCGCTTCTGCGCCGTTCTCACCGCACACGATGCCAATATCTTCGATGCGAACATTTTCACGAGGTCGGACGGCCTCATCATCGACAGGTTCCGGGTGAGCGGTGCGATGACGCACCGGCAGTTGGACCAGCCGGCGTGCGACCGCATCGCGCGTGAGATGGAGGACCTGATGGCCGGCCGGACGAATGTGGAGGGGCTCTTCCGCGAGCATCACCGGAAATGGAAGCGCCGGGCCCGGACCGGTGCGAATCCGAACATCCGCACCGACGTGGAATTCGAGGAAACACCGGGGTATACGATCATCGACGTGTACGCTCCGGATTCCGTCGGCTTTCTGTACCGCATCACCGAAGCGATCTCCCGGCTGGGCCTGAACATCGTGTTCGCGAAGATCGCCACGCGGGTCGACGGCATCGTGGATTCGTTCTACGTCCTCGAGCAGTCCGGCACGCCGGTGGTCGATGATGCGCGACGGGAGGGTATCCGTACGAAGATCCTGGCGACACTACACCGTACCACTGAACTTGGACCGGCATGA
- a CDS encoding site-2 protease family protein, translated as MFSLEAIIYFLPGVIIGLTVHEYAHATVALRLGDDTARSMGRTSLNPLVHIDLFGFLFLVLLGFGWAKPVMIDPTKLRYPRRDDALIAAAGPISNLLVAITGAATLAVIMTVIPYRGEDLYGWIIRLIIAGIQVNLGLFVFNAIPLPPLDGSHVLMSALDLRNTPHAATFMKYGALLLFGIIVAEQVARVDILPIGKAVRWMTEELLRLFGFPK; from the coding sequence ATGTTCAGTCTTGAGGCGATCATCTATTTTCTCCCCGGTGTGATCATCGGGCTCACCGTGCACGAGTACGCCCATGCAACGGTGGCCTTGCGTCTGGGTGATGACACGGCGCGATCGATGGGGCGGACGTCGCTCAATCCTCTGGTGCACATCGACCTGTTCGGATTCCTCTTCCTCGTCCTGCTCGGGTTCGGCTGGGCGAAACCGGTGATGATCGATCCGACGAAGTTGCGGTACCCGAGACGTGATGATGCGCTCATCGCCGCCGCCGGGCCGATCTCCAATCTGCTGGTGGCGATCACGGGTGCCGCCACGCTGGCAGTGATCATGACCGTCATCCCGTATCGCGGCGAGGACCTGTACGGGTGGATCATCCGGCTCATCATTGCCGGGATCCAGGTGAATCTCGGGTTGTTCGTCTTCAATGCCATTCCGCTCCCTCCGCTGGACGGATCGCATGTGCTGATGAGCGCGCTGGACCTGCGCAACACACCGCACGCCGCCACCTTCATGAAATACGGCGCGCTTCTCCTGTTCGGCATCATCGTGGCGGAGCAGGTGGCGCGGGTGGACATCCTGCCGATCGGGAAAGCGGTGAGGTGGATGACGGAGGAACTGCTACGACTCTTCGGATTTCCCAAGTAG
- a CDS encoding family 78 glycoside hydrolase catalytic domain: MMRPFVVCGVLGAALLLTTFATSAVIPRLSGKMPPVWIAPFRAEKNGPTTPCPMVRTSFVLPRKPVSGTVRVIGLGHFELSVNGKRVGTSLINQPWSQYNKTIYWQEFDLAGLLTVGENVIGAQLGNSFWRVGAANDTGRYIKTDAMPDFSGGVPYLFRLEGTVAMDDGSVLGIRSDKDWKWHESPLTFSNIYAGEDYDARRQQKGWDSPGFDAASWHPVEVVTPPGAAIEPYTGPPIQAFEVFAPTEIKNPRPGEYTYVFPQNSSALVRFTVEGDAGKTFRMKPCEYMDSTGAVKFTYTWGTKKDIWHDYTLRGGGPESHQILFCYEGCQYVGVTGAVPAGSPNPDHLPVIRAMELVHVRAANAIVGTFESSSTLQNRAHHMIDWSIRSNMNYVATDCPHREKNGWQEENWHMGGAMSYRFDVRTWFTKIARDVRDTQLPDGHVPTNCPNYLIALPPHGYWNEAPEWGISSVLIPWHIYEWYGDASVLKANYASMKLFVDYLSSQAADGIITSNLGDWCDYGHGKGDGPSVWTPNEVSGTAIWALGAKTLARAASVLNDRGDARRYEALYRQIRADFQRHFYDATTKTIKNHGSCQGGNSVALSVGLVPEKDRPAVLGAIIDDLEKRQWQQTVGEVLQIFFVRSLAEGGRNDVLHRVYSRENRGSYGFMVNQGFTSLPESWDARPGTGMSMNHFMMGHLMEWQYAYVAGIRQKPGSTGWRHVLIAPNPGALEFVRSTFTAPTGTFAVAWTKKGKKFEITIDAPRGVKTEAILPNGERHAVAPGRVTYRVNIN; this comes from the coding sequence ATGATGCGACCGTTTGTTGTGTGTGGCGTACTCGGTGCAGCCTTACTCCTCACCACGTTTGCCACGAGCGCCGTGATCCCACGGCTGTCAGGCAAGATGCCGCCTGTCTGGATCGCCCCGTTCCGGGCTGAGAAGAACGGCCCAACGACACCGTGTCCGATGGTGCGTACGTCCTTCGTCCTTCCGCGCAAGCCAGTGTCCGGTACCGTGCGCGTGATCGGGCTCGGCCATTTTGAACTGTCGGTGAACGGAAAACGCGTCGGCACATCCCTGATCAACCAGCCGTGGTCGCAGTACAACAAGACCATCTACTGGCAGGAGTTCGATCTTGCCGGCCTCCTGACCGTCGGGGAGAATGTGATCGGTGCGCAACTCGGCAACTCCTTCTGGCGCGTGGGAGCGGCGAACGACACCGGGCGGTACATCAAGACCGATGCGATGCCCGACTTCTCCGGTGGGGTGCCGTATCTCTTCCGGCTCGAAGGAACTGTGGCGATGGACGACGGCAGTGTGCTGGGGATCCGTTCGGACAAGGACTGGAAGTGGCATGAGAGTCCGCTGACCTTCTCCAACATCTATGCCGGTGAAGACTACGATGCGCGTCGGCAGCAGAAAGGTTGGGACAGCCCGGGGTTCGATGCGGCATCCTGGCATCCGGTGGAGGTCGTAACGCCTCCTGGTGCGGCGATCGAGCCGTACACCGGCCCTCCGATCCAGGCCTTCGAGGTCTTTGCCCCCACGGAGATCAAGAACCCGCGCCCGGGTGAATACACGTACGTCTTTCCGCAGAACTCATCCGCGCTTGTCCGTTTTACGGTCGAAGGCGACGCGGGCAAGACCTTCCGCATGAAGCCCTGCGAGTACATGGACTCCACGGGTGCGGTGAAGTTCACGTACACCTGGGGCACGAAGAAGGATATCTGGCACGACTATACCCTGCGGGGCGGTGGGCCCGAATCGCATCAGATCCTCTTTTGTTATGAGGGATGTCAGTATGTGGGGGTGACCGGTGCCGTCCCTGCCGGCAGCCCGAATCCCGATCATCTTCCGGTCATCCGTGCGATGGAGCTTGTGCATGTCCGCGCGGCGAATGCGATCGTGGGTACGTTCGAATCCTCGAGCACCCTGCAGAACCGTGCGCATCACATGATCGACTGGTCGATCCGGTCCAACATGAACTATGTCGCCACCGACTGTCCGCACCGTGAGAAGAACGGATGGCAGGAAGAGAACTGGCACATGGGCGGCGCCATGAGTTACCGCTTCGATGTCCGCACGTGGTTCACGAAGATCGCACGCGACGTGCGTGACACGCAGTTGCCGGATGGCCACGTGCCGACGAATTGTCCGAACTATCTGATCGCTCTTCCGCCCCACGGCTACTGGAATGAAGCCCCCGAGTGGGGCATCTCCAGCGTGCTGATCCCGTGGCATATCTATGAGTGGTACGGCGATGCCTCGGTCCTGAAGGCGAACTATGCGAGCATGAAGTTGTTCGTCGACTATCTGTCCTCCCAGGCGGCTGATGGGATCATCACCAGCAACCTCGGCGATTGGTGTGACTATGGCCACGGCAAAGGTGATGGGCCGTCGGTCTGGACGCCGAACGAGGTCAGTGGCACGGCGATCTGGGCACTCGGCGCGAAGACGCTGGCCCGGGCGGCCAGCGTGCTGAACGATCGGGGCGATGCCCGCAGGTACGAGGCGTTGTACCGGCAGATCCGGGCCGACTTCCAGCGGCACTTCTATGATGCGACCACGAAGACGATCAAGAACCATGGTTCGTGCCAGGGCGGAAACAGTGTTGCGTTGAGTGTGGGCCTGGTGCCGGAGAAGGACAGGCCGGCGGTGCTCGGGGCGATCATCGATGATCTTGAGAAGCGGCAGTGGCAGCAGACCGTGGGAGAGGTGCTGCAGATCTTCTTCGTGCGTTCCCTTGCCGAAGGAGGGCGGAACGATGTTCTGCACCGCGTGTATTCCCGTGAGAACCGCGGCAGCTATGGATTCATGGTCAACCAGGGATTTACCTCGTTGCCGGAAAGCTGGGATGCCCGTCCGGGCACGGGGATGAGCATGAATCACTTCATGATGGGGCATCTCATGGAGTGGCAATATGCCTACGTCGCGGGCATCCGGCAGAAGCCGGGCAGCACGGGATGGCGCCACGTCCTGATCGCGCCGAATCCCGGAGCGCTGGAGTTCGTGCGATCGACGTTCACAGCGCCCACCGGGACGTTCGCCGTCGCATGGACGAAGAAGGGGAAGAAGTTCGAGATCACGATCGATGCACCCCGCGGCGTGAAGACCGAGGCGATCCTCCCGAACGGTGAACGGCATGCCGTGGCCCCGGGACGGGTCACGTACCGCGTGAACATCAACTGA
- a CDS encoding pirin family protein, whose protein sequence is MSIRPVRKVSQSQPTLEGAGVHLRRAFGFGRTEDFDPFLLLDDFRNDDPAAYRAGFPWHPHRGIETITYVLAGTVAHGDSLGNHGALGAGDVQWMTAGSGILHQEMPEGDTQGRMHGFQLWANLPAKNKMTSPRYQDVQAKDIPTVTDDDGTAVRIIIGEFWGKRGPVEGIAADPQYLDVYVPPGVKKTLKVDTRQQAFAYVFEGEGAFRDASDPQPVQTEFAGLPQALPSMSGNRSLILFGSGDEVVVQAGDRGVRFILVSGKPLQEPVAWQGPIVMNTQEELRQAYAELRAGTFIK, encoded by the coding sequence ATGTCCATACGACCCGTACGCAAGGTTTCACAATCCCAGCCCACGCTCGAAGGCGCGGGCGTCCATCTCCGCCGCGCATTCGGCTTCGGCCGCACGGAGGATTTCGATCCGTTCCTGCTCCTGGATGACTTCCGGAATGACGACCCCGCGGCGTATCGTGCGGGCTTTCCATGGCATCCGCACCGCGGCATCGAGACCATCACGTATGTGCTCGCCGGCACGGTCGCCCATGGCGACAGCCTGGGCAATCATGGCGCACTCGGTGCGGGTGATGTGCAGTGGATGACCGCGGGCAGCGGCATCCTGCACCAGGAAATGCCCGAGGGCGACACGCAGGGGAGGATGCACGGGTTCCAGCTCTGGGCGAACCTCCCGGCAAAGAACAAAATGACCTCGCCCCGCTACCAGGACGTGCAGGCGAAGGACATCCCGACCGTCACCGACGACGACGGCACGGCGGTCCGCATCATCATCGGCGAGTTCTGGGGGAAGCGCGGACCGGTGGAGGGGATCGCTGCCGACCCGCAGTATCTCGACGTGTACGTGCCACCGGGCGTGAAGAAGACGCTGAAGGTGGATACCCGTCAGCAGGCATTCGCCTATGTGTTCGAGGGCGAAGGAGCCTTCCGCGATGCATCGGACCCGCAACCCGTCCAGACGGAATTCGCCGGCCTGCCGCAGGCACTCCCGTCCATGTCCGGCAACAGATCGTTGATCCTGTTCGGATCGGGGGATGAGGTCGTCGTGCAGGCAGGCGACAGGGGTGTGCGGTTCATTCTCGTTTCGGGCAAGCCCCTGCAGGAGCCCGTCGCGTGGCAGGGACCGATCGTAATGAATACGCAGGAGGAATTGCGTCAGGCATACGCTGAACTGAGAGCGGGAACGTTCATCAAATGA
- a CDS encoding hydrogenase maturation nickel metallochaperone HypA, translating to MHELSIAQGIVDIVGQYVPRERHETVRLVRIRVGDLAGVVPDSLAFCFTAVTAGTPMAGALLEIEHVPYTIRCTDCANASTTEPGLALCPRCGSTATTIVAGTELQVMTIDVDEETPEHS from the coding sequence ATGCACGAACTCTCGATCGCACAGGGCATCGTGGACATCGTCGGGCAATACGTCCCGCGTGAACGGCACGAGACGGTCCGCCTTGTCCGGATCCGTGTCGGTGACCTCGCCGGCGTCGTACCCGATTCTCTTGCCTTCTGTTTCACCGCCGTCACCGCAGGCACGCCGATGGCGGGGGCACTGCTCGAGATCGAGCACGTGCCGTACACGATACGCTGCACCGACTGTGCCAACGCATCAACCACCGAACCCGGACTCGCACTGTGTCCCCGGTGCGGGTCGACAGCCACAACGATCGTGGCCGGCACCGAGCTGCAGGTGATGACGATCGATGTGGACGAAGAGACCCCGGAGCATTCATGA